ctgtttttttcaacattattatcgctatttccaacatttttgtcactttttcaatgttgtgggtgcttttttgatttttttctaaagtttttgggtatttttaatgttgacattttcatgttCTTGTTTCGATGGCCtactttttgggacattttattttactgaaaacgggtcaaatttgacccacggacaacatgagggttaaataatgAACTAAATGGGCCTGTTTCTTCCAACCCTGACTCTTTTTACGCTTAAAATCGCCAGAGGGCAGTGTTGACCAGATATGGGAATGCAATAGGTATTTTTTTGAGAGTTTCATTACCATCTCACACAAGCGCACCCAGTGGCCTAGACACAGGTCAACCTGATGCAGGTTCAACTACTTTTTAGTTAATTCGGATAATATGAAGCATCAGAGGATGTCAGGGTCTACTCTTCTTCCTTGGAGTCACCAAACAGACCATAGTGCTGATTCTACATCTAAccattttcactgtaaaataaaagagGTTGTAAAACCGCAGAAATGTTTCCGCGTTCCTTGGGGAAGTTGATCTTTAACCATCGCGGAAGGAAAGTTGGTCTCGTCAACAGCGTTATAAAATAAATCACGTGCTTCATCAAATGGATTGCAGGTTACTTATTTTACATTGTAGGTTTCATGGATCAGCTATGATTGCGCCACCTTCATGTTAGCGCGCATCTGCAGTTTGCGTCATTTAGGCCTATCACTGCTCGCTCGCTCCTCGCGGCTCCTACAGTCTGAAAATGAGCGACCAGAGAAGGAAAGCGTTAAAAACTATGCTACAGTTGACGTGTCAACTTCTGGGGGTATGTAAGACTTTATCCATCTTTTCCTCATCTTGTAcccattgttttttgtattctgCCACTAAACATTACCAACAATATTTGGCATAAggttatatatttattaatgaaGTTgccatttatttacttttgtttaggattatataaaaacagagctacaaGTAGAATAAATCACTTCCATTTGTTGCGTACGAATGCATTGTCCTGTGTGTCACATGATACATGGGCGCATGTTTGGAGGCAGGATCAAAGTAGAAGTAGGGCATACAGAATGAACAAAGCAgggcacacacacctggacacacacacacacacacacacacacacacacacacacacacgcgctctCGATTTCTTTCTATGATAGCTTTAACGCAATGTGAACTGTATTGTGTTCATCGACTTCTTTGTTATTCCTTGATTCTCTATTTTGCCAGTCATGTGAGTTGTTTTGTAATAATGGAAGAACGTTCTGTGGTGACTATGTGAGTTTTTGAGTgagaattatttttattttatgaggAGTAGCCTGGACAAAATGTTAATCTTAAAATCTCCCTCTGTCTACTGTCcccctttctttttaattgatttCCCATGATATGCAGAACCATCAGCAGAGACTTTAAATATTACCCTTACAGCATTAAAATTCAGAATCACCATCAGCTTTGTTGGCCTTCATATTATGTGTATATGTCTACACATAAAAGGAATTGTGTGTTTGGTATTAATATTGTCAAACTATTATTGATAGAGGAATGTCAAAAGagggtttgtttttcttttctattctgTCCtgctaaatattttaaatgataaatcatttaaaaaggggggagggggggctgaTGAGCGGTCATTGAGAGCTCAAAGGTGTTGATATCACGAAGGCATATAGGAATAATCTGTCCTTTTCTGATCTTTTCATGTATTGACTAGGTGGTGGGGCTGGTGGTGGGCCTGAGTGGCGTCTACCTGCTGCTGAACTACACACAGAGCAGCTTATTTCTGACTCACAGCTACATCCCTCTGCCAGCGTTCCTTGCTCTCGCCAGCGCtgcgttcctattggccagtggCTGCCTCGGCTTCTGGCTGAGCTTCAAAGATTCCACCTTTCGGCAGGGATTGgtaaggttgtgtgtgtgtgtgtgtgtgtgtgtgtgtgtgtgtgtgtgtgtgtgtgtgttcaatggGAGTATCTGTATTCGGATCAGTGTTTGGACTGTacataaaaaagtgttttcttctCCAGTTTCTTTATCTGCTCGTTTGGGTCTTTTGCCTGGAGAGTACGACTTCAGCGTTGGCTTATTTTCACTCTACAAAGGTAAAAAAAGTTACTCTAAAATGAATGTTCACTGGACACTCATGCTTTCGTGACACTGCAGAgcatttgttgtgtgttttttttgtttagctgGAGTCAGAGATAGCTCCTCTAAGGGGAGTCTTTCAGAACTACACAGGCAACAGCCAGGACCTAAACTCTCGAGCTGTGGATGCTGCACAAGAAGAGGTGTGTGTCATTCATAACTCATGTGAATTGGGTTACACAGACATCCTACACCCCAAGCATGTTTCTGGTGTGCTGAATGTGTAATAAGGatgtaatatttcaaaatgtcaacTATGCAGTGGCATGTACCTGAATCATATACCATTATAGTAATTGGCTTAAGCAGGGTCTTGAATACAATCAACAACTGTAGCTGAGTGTTGAAGCCAGTGTTCTGGCTAAATAGATTAACGTTACCGGGATAAAGCCTGAAATCCAGTGTCTGTCATGTGCCCTCCTCTCTTGTTTTCTCTGCTATCTGGGCtaagcgccgcccaagacagttaagattggtttaaaaaaaaaaatgcaaacaagtcAGAGCATTTTTCCCTTATCCCAGAATAGATAGGCTGTGTTGCTAGACCATACTCCAGTGCttacacagcactgtggaggcaGGTCTGGCTAGACTAGTATTCAAGTGACTTGGGTTGCACTTCCTCTAATCATATGAAAACAGAGCTACAAGTAGAATAAATCACTTCCATATGTTGTGTACGAATGCATTGTCCAATATGTCATATGAAACAAGAGTGCATGGGCGCATGTTTTTAGGCAGGAACAAGGTTGAAGTAGGCATACAGAATGAACAAAGCAgggcacacacacctggacacacctggacacacgcacacacgcacacacacactctctcttaaTAGCTTTAACATAATGTGAACTGTACTGTGTTTAATGACTTCTTTGTTATTACTTGATTCTCTATTTTGGCATTCATATAACTGAAAATTGAAAATCTACCATTTTTCCTTAATGGCAAATGTTTGGGAAGTATTTTTCTTGCGTGATTGGTGTCTCAAGCTACACTCAGCTGTATTAGTTGGCCCAAAAAATCCCTCTAAACCTCAGGCCTTGAATCTTCTATCCATTAATTAAGGGAACCGTCAAT
Above is a genomic segment from Etheostoma spectabile isolate EspeVRDwgs_2016 chromosome 20, UIUC_Espe_1.0, whole genome shotgun sequence containing:
- the tspan37 gene encoding tetraspanin 37; this translates as MSDQRRKALKTMLQLTCQLLGVVGLVVGLSGVYLLLNYTQSSLFLTHSYIPLPAFLALASAAFLLASGCLGFWLSFKDSTFRQGLFLYLLVWVFCLESTTSALAYFHSTKLESEIAPLRGVFQNYTGNSQDLNSRAVDAAQEELQCCGVHDYRDWLETSWFNRTGGLCVPHSCCNSTFPSCTGAVDQPWQLNAQGCQVKLENRLQFVLSFLIWGSPLVFLVEVVLFLTMAQLMKHQPVKDYQVLD